In Dromiciops gliroides isolate mDroGli1 chromosome 4, mDroGli1.pri, whole genome shotgun sequence, one DNA window encodes the following:
- the LOC122755053 gene encoding olfactory receptor 14A2-like — translation MGNFTIVTGFLLMNFSNTWELQVLHAVLFLLIYLLALIGNLLIFTLISLDRNLHTPMYFFLKNLSILDLCLVSVTVPKSIVNSLSNNCSISYLGCVLQLFLVILFAGSEISLLTVMSYDRYVAICQPLHYETIMIKRSCVSMAVASWFSGSVLGAMYSASTFSLPFCGSKEIYQFFCDVPSLLRISCSEKHIAVYVSITIGLGLGIFCCISIIISYGHIFSTVLKIPSRKGQSKAFSTSLPHLIVFVVFIITGGTAYFKPSLDSDSVKDLLLSVFYTVVPPTINPFIYSLRNKDMKNSLRKLITWKYSTEGLMKKSFP, via the coding sequence ATGGGAAACTTCACCATAGTGACAGGATTCCTTCTCATGAACTTTTCCAACACCTGGGAGCTACAAGTCTTACATGCTGTGCTCTTCTTGTTGATATACCTACTGGCTCTGATAGGGAACCTGCTCATCTTCACCCTCATCTCTCTTGATAGGAACCTCCACACTCCCATGTACTTCTTCCTGAAGAACCTATCCATTTTAGACCTCTGCCTTGTTTCTGTCACTGTCCCAAAATCCATCGTAAACTCTCTTAGCAACAACTGCTCCATCTCTTACTTGGGGTGTGTATTACAGCTCTTTTTAGTGATTTTATTTGCAGGATCAGAGATTTCCCTCCTCACAGTGATGTCTTATGACCGATATGTAGCCATCTGCCAGCCCCTGCACTATGAAACCATCATGATCAAAAGGTCTTGTGTAAGTATGGCAGTTGCTTCCTGGTTCAGTGGAAGTGTGCTTGGGGCCATGTACTCAGCTAGTACATTCTCTTTGCCTTTCTGTGGCTCTAAGGAGATCTATCAGTTCTTTTGTGATGTCCCTTCTTTACTCAGGATCTCCTGCTCTGAAAAACACATTGCAGTTTATGTGAGTATCACTATTGGGTTGGGCTTAGGGATTTTCTGCTgtatttctattattatctcttATGGTCACATCTTTTCAACTGTGCTGAAGATTCCATCAAGAAAAGGTCAGTCAAAAGCCTTCTCCACTAGCCTTCCCCATCTCATTGTTTTCGTGGTTTTTATCATAACAGGGGGCACGGCTtattttaagccatctttggacTCTGATTCAGTTAAGGATCTCTTGTTGTCTGTGTTCTATACAGTGGTGCCCCCAACCATTAACCCTTTCATATATAGCCTGAGGAATAAGGACATGAAGAATTCTTTGAGAAAGCTTATAACCTGGAAATACTCAACAGAGGGATTAATGAAAAAGTCTTTTCCGTGA